In a genomic window of Candidatus Avedoeria danica:
- the trxA gene encoding thioredoxin: MGHNSVVVTDADFEAEVLKSDMPVLVDFWAEWCGPCKMLGPVVEEIAGETVGQLKVAKLDIDENQQASFQFGVRSIPTLILFKNGREAERLVGYMPKERILAKLEPHLTPTLVS, translated from the coding sequence ATGGGTCACAACAGTGTCGTCGTCACCGATGCCGACTTCGAGGCCGAGGTCCTGAAGTCGGACATGCCGGTCCTGGTCGACTTCTGGGCCGAGTGGTGCGGCCCGTGCAAGATGCTCGGCCCCGTGGTCGAGGAGATCGCCGGCGAGACCGTCGGGCAGCTGAAGGTCGCCAAGCTGGACATCGATGAGAACCAGCAGGCGTCGTTCCAGTTCGGGGTGCGCAGCATCCCGACGCTCATCCTGTTCAAGAACGGCCGCGAGGCCGAGCGTTTGGTGGGCTACATGCCCAAGGAGCGCATCCTGGCCAAGCTCGAGCCGCACCTCACGCCGACGCTCGTCAGCTGA
- a CDS encoding lamin tail domain-containing protein, whose product MFSVLAAAVVISAVFADGFAPDEGDEAVQIWNVGARGVDLSGYRLADASGDAVFPAGAHLAAGDRWWLARDASAFARTFGEAPDWAWTSSPPDAWPVGRNRASGVVGQLVVRTAPPRLANGGDTIRLVAPQGGYDDVVRYAMTTETDSVGAAASAGWRGPAVVPYRVTGVGAGAQVLYRKLDPLLGLPVTDTDGAADWASDPDDDALGGRVRLPGWDLEDRVVPVRVPVRTVRVDEDGPTLADGALELAVAPDALLPFLRRHLAAARLSIDIAAYTFDNADLADVVAAQAKRGVSVRVMVDGSPVGGHPPEQRWCLARIAAAGGDVRFMDQGGDVRPRYRSFHAKVIVVDGRVVLIGTENPGLGAAPAPGRPGRRGAYLATALPDVAAWANDLIARDLDPSHHADVRPYQPADPVRGAPAADYAPPRPADVSGSYTPVAPDPVLLTDVTGLTLLTAPENILHPTAGLLALVERAGPGDGVRVAQLREPWSWGTAASTMIVAGDDSPVAPPTNPRVAAYLGAARRGARVRILLDGRFDDAASPDGNWATAARLNAVARAEHLDLEARLANPAGGGLHAKIVLVRLAAGRDVGALRAAHWVHLGSWNGTEVSAKANREAAVQFESAGGHAFLARVFDADWAGAAGMRVWVPWVGR is encoded by the coding sequence ATGTTCAGCGTACTCGCCGCCGCCGTCGTAATCAGCGCGGTCTTCGCGGACGGCTTCGCGCCCGACGAGGGCGATGAGGCGGTCCAGATATGGAACGTCGGCGCGCGCGGCGTCGATCTGAGCGGCTACCGCCTCGCGGACGCGTCCGGCGACGCGGTCTTTCCCGCCGGCGCGCACTTGGCGGCGGGCGATCGATGGTGGCTGGCGCGCGACGCGTCGGCGTTTGCCCGCACGTTCGGCGAGGCGCCTGACTGGGCGTGGACCTCGTCCCCGCCGGACGCCTGGCCGGTCGGCCGAAATCGGGCGAGCGGCGTGGTTGGCCAGCTGGTGGTGCGAACGGCACCGCCGCGCCTGGCGAACGGCGGCGACACGATCCGGCTCGTCGCGCCGCAGGGCGGCTACGACGACGTCGTGCGCTATGCCATGACGACGGAGACGGACTCGGTCGGCGCCGCCGCGTCGGCGGGCTGGCGTGGCCCGGCGGTCGTCCCGTACCGCGTGACGGGGGTAGGCGCCGGCGCCCAGGTGCTCTATCGCAAGCTCGATCCGCTCCTCGGCCTGCCGGTCACGGACACGGACGGTGCGGCCGACTGGGCGTCCGACCCCGATGACGATGCGCTAGGCGGTCGCGTTCGCCTACCGGGCTGGGACCTCGAAGACCGCGTCGTGCCCGTCCGCGTGCCGGTGCGCACGGTCCGTGTCGACGAGGACGGACCGACGCTGGCCGACGGCGCCCTCGAGCTGGCGGTGGCGCCGGATGCGCTCCTGCCGTTCCTGCGTCGCCATTTGGCTGCCGCCCGCTTGTCCATCGACATCGCAGCCTACACGTTCGACAATGCCGATCTGGCCGACGTCGTCGCCGCGCAGGCGAAGCGCGGGGTGAGCGTCCGCGTCATGGTGGACGGTTCTCCTGTCGGCGGCCATCCGCCGGAACAGCGCTGGTGTCTGGCCCGAATCGCGGCCGCCGGTGGGGACGTTCGGTTCATGGACCAGGGGGGCGATGTCCGGCCGCGCTACCGCAGCTTCCACGCCAAGGTGATCGTCGTCGACGGGCGCGTCGTGCTGATCGGCACCGAGAACCCGGGCCTCGGCGCTGCGCCCGCCCCCGGCCGGCCGGGCCGCCGTGGCGCGTATCTGGCCACGGCGTTGCCCGATGTGGCGGCATGGGCCAATGACCTCATCGCGCGCGACCTCGATCCCTCACACCATGCGGACGTCCGGCCGTACCAGCCCGCCGATCCGGTGCGCGGCGCACCGGCCGCGGACTACGCCCCGCCGCGGCCGGCGGACGTTTCGGGCAGCTATACCCCCGTCGCGCCGGATCCGGTGCTGCTGACCGACGTGACCGGTCTGACGCTGCTCACCGCCCCGGAGAACATCCTGCATCCGACGGCGGGCCTGTTGGCGCTCGTCGAGCGCGCCGGACCGGGCGATGGGGTGCGCGTGGCGCAGCTGCGGGAGCCGTGGTCGTGGGGCACTGCGGCATCGACGATGATCGTTGCCGGCGATGACTCGCCCGTTGCACCACCGACGAACCCACGCGTGGCCGCCTACCTGGGCGCCGCCCGCCGCGGCGCCCGCGTGCGCATCCTGCTCGACGGCCGATTCGACGATGCCGCGTCCCCGGACGGCAACTGGGCCACCGCGGCGCGCCTGAACGCCGTCGCCCGTGCCGAGCACCTCGACTTGGAGGCGCGCCTGGCCAACCCGGCCGGGGGCGGGCTGCACGCCAAGATCGTCCTCGTCAGGCTGGCCGCGGGCCGCGACGTCGGGGCGCTGCGCGCGGCGCACTGGGTGCACCTGGGCAGCTGGAACGGGACCGAGGTCTCGGCCAAGGCAAACCGGGAGGCGGCGGTGCAGTTCGAATCGGCGGGCGGGCACGCGTTCCTGGCGCGGGTGTTCGATGCGGACTGGGCGGGGGCGGCGGGGATGCGGGTTTGGGTGCCTTGGGTGGGGCGGTGA
- a CDS encoding SUMF1/EgtB/PvdO family nonheme iron enzyme translates to MSHTTAGSDGRIGFVMSEVPPYSASSDPGQYSTVLGLGKPSMSLFQSTTFAFLFTDIEGSTGLWEHLAEAMARALDRHDAIVRDAIESHGGKVFKTVGDGFCSVFGDARDAAEAAAAAQRALQAEPWQALDARIGPLRVRMAIHVGPAIERAGDLYGPTLNQTARLLGAGHGGQILTSLVAQQMIRGRLGDGLELVDHGHHSLRDLRYSEHIFEIVVAGLPREQRPLRVADAEPRDNPLIVTSSDEPSADRDAMDAPTIIARLLHGIRGSDANGAALGLSQAEAHMLAHHVPHNLTAYRLTRLAEWSLPQYQLDRRFVSLSLLVDLGEESRGMRWLAEPQRFDDLADILDTTLHPAFVVLGAPGGGKSTLLRHLELTLNARALRDETDVVTWYVPLNQFRLSGEDPEPEAIERWFEARWRDRYPALPPLAEIRRQGRLVLLLDGLNEIPHKDAAEYRRLVIAWRHFVHVILGGRPGNRAVFSCRGLDYSAPLSSPTLRVPQVVIEALDSERIQEFLERYCPQHATQLWEVLRTTPQVESLCTPYLLRMLVDQVEMTGEIPRGRAALFTGFVRLALEREIMLVNPLLGPNELLTERDHRQIVQGGPWESPYALPVRGRLLEALSRLAFTIHARTSDVEASQVVVDLDTACRLIDSPDGPHILEAAEALGLLGEVTARDEVSFVHQLLQEYFAARQVAREPDVQLAWTEWRADSVAVPLRDAIDELAPADPLPLLPGSRWDEVMLMACPMAVDPDAFIRELLGVNLALAGRCAGAGEAVLTTETRTLVAQTLRRRRDDPTTDLRARIEVALRLGELGDPMFEPHRSPDGRFVLPPMITVPATMYTVGHDGQPPGEALPVQKIELPAFSLGCYPVTNAEYALFISAGGYEDDRWWVSDEAKAWHRGEGTGEPARQREWQFFTWFHSDSEVLQGFYRAGYVTQPFYERWQRWLTLDEPAFRTEMEEMYPDRPIRVPFRWEDDGLSAAFQPVIGVTYYEALAYCAWLAKCSGVPFRLPSEVEWEAAARGPEGRCYAWGDTFDINRCNAVETHVRRTTPVGAFPGGGTPEGILDLTGNVFEWTDTLFAAVDRHVQVEARRADLGHTTRSETSSQRRVIRGGSWGQDQNQLQTWRRIGELPAAYGDNQGFRLALSLP, encoded by the coding sequence GTGAGCCACACCACGGCAGGAAGCGACGGGCGCATCGGCTTTGTCATGTCTGAAGTTCCTCCCTATAGTGCAAGCAGCGACCCCGGTCAGTATTCCACGGTTCTCGGACTAGGCAAGCCGTCCATGTCGCTGTTCCAGAGCACCACATTCGCCTTTCTGTTCACCGATATTGAAGGCAGCACCGGTCTGTGGGAGCACTTGGCCGAGGCCATGGCGCGCGCTCTCGACAGGCACGACGCGATCGTGCGTGACGCAATAGAGTCGCATGGCGGCAAGGTGTTCAAGACCGTCGGCGACGGCTTTTGCAGCGTCTTCGGTGACGCGAGGGACGCAGCCGAGGCGGCTGCAGCAGCGCAGCGGGCGCTGCAGGCCGAGCCCTGGCAGGCGCTTGATGCGCGGATCGGGCCGCTGCGAGTGCGGATGGCCATCCACGTTGGCCCGGCCATCGAGCGTGCGGGCGACCTGTATGGGCCAACGCTGAACCAGACGGCACGGCTCCTGGGCGCCGGCCACGGCGGGCAGATCCTGACATCGCTCGTTGCACAGCAGATGATCCGTGGGCGGCTCGGGGATGGTCTCGAGCTGGTGGATCACGGTCACCACTCGCTCCGTGATCTACGGTACAGCGAGCACATCTTCGAGATCGTCGTCGCCGGCCTGCCGCGCGAACAGCGCCCGCTACGCGTTGCGGACGCCGAGCCGCGTGACAACCCACTGATTGTGACTTCCTCGGACGAGCCCTCGGCCGACCGCGACGCGATGGACGCGCCGACGATCATCGCGCGCCTGCTACACGGAATCAGGGGGTCCGACGCCAACGGCGCGGCGTTGGGCTTGTCCCAGGCCGAGGCCCACATGTTGGCCCATCATGTACCCCACAACCTCACCGCCTACCGGTTGACCCGGCTGGCCGAGTGGTCATTGCCGCAGTATCAACTCGACCGCCGCTTCGTTTCGCTGTCGCTCCTCGTTGATCTCGGGGAGGAGTCACGGGGAATGCGCTGGCTGGCCGAGCCTCAGCGCTTCGACGATCTTGCCGACATCCTCGACACGACCCTCCATCCGGCGTTCGTCGTCCTCGGAGCTCCGGGCGGCGGCAAGAGCACGCTGTTGCGTCACCTTGAGCTGACTCTGAACGCGCGCGCGCTGCGGGACGAGACGGATGTGGTGACGTGGTACGTCCCGCTCAACCAGTTCCGATTGTCCGGCGAGGATCCGGAACCGGAGGCGATCGAGCGGTGGTTCGAGGCACGGTGGCGCGATCGATACCCTGCCCTCCCGCCGTTGGCCGAGATCCGCCGCCAAGGGCGGCTGGTTCTGCTGCTGGACGGCTTGAACGAAATCCCGCACAAGGATGCGGCCGAGTACCGCCGTCTGGTCATCGCGTGGCGCCACTTCGTCCATGTGATCCTCGGCGGCCGGCCGGGGAACCGCGCCGTGTTCAGCTGCCGCGGCCTCGACTACAGCGCGCCGCTGTCCAGCCCGACGTTGCGTGTGCCGCAGGTCGTCATCGAAGCATTGGACAGCGAGCGGATTCAGGAGTTTCTGGAGCGGTATTGCCCCCAGCATGCAACACAGCTTTGGGAGGTGCTGCGAACGACGCCGCAGGTGGAGTCGCTCTGCACGCCCTATCTGCTGCGTATGCTCGTTGATCAGGTCGAGATGACCGGCGAGATCCCTCGCGGCCGGGCAGCCCTCTTCACCGGCTTCGTCCGACTCGCCCTCGAGCGTGAGATCATGCTCGTCAACCCGCTGCTTGGGCCGAACGAACTGCTCACGGAGCGCGACCATCGCCAGATCGTGCAAGGTGGACCATGGGAATCGCCGTATGCGCTGCCCGTTCGTGGCCGGCTGCTCGAGGCGCTGAGTCGCTTGGCCTTCACCATTCATGCCCGCACCTCGGATGTCGAGGCATCGCAAGTGGTGGTTGACCTCGACACGGCTTGCCGCCTCATCGACAGTCCTGACGGGCCACACATTCTCGAGGCGGCCGAGGCGCTCGGGTTGCTCGGCGAGGTCACGGCGCGCGACGAAGTCTCGTTCGTCCATCAATTGCTGCAGGAGTACTTCGCCGCTCGTCAGGTTGCACGTGAGCCAGATGTCCAGTTGGCATGGACGGAGTGGCGCGCCGATTCAGTAGCGGTGCCGTTGCGCGATGCGATCGACGAGCTGGCGCCCGCCGACCCGTTGCCGCTGCTTCCCGGAAGTCGGTGGGATGAGGTCATGTTGATGGCGTGTCCGATGGCGGTTGATCCGGACGCCTTCATCCGAGAACTATTGGGCGTCAACCTTGCATTGGCTGGCCGCTGCGCAGGAGCGGGCGAGGCTGTGCTCACAACAGAAACGCGGACTCTCGTCGCGCAGACCCTGCGACGTCGACGAGATGACCCCACGACCGATCTCCGTGCTCGGATTGAGGTGGCGTTGCGTCTGGGTGAACTCGGCGATCCGATGTTCGAACCCCACCGCAGCCCTGACGGACGGTTCGTTCTTCCGCCTATGATCACTGTTCCTGCGACCATGTACACCGTCGGACACGACGGGCAACCTCCCGGCGAGGCGCTACCTGTGCAGAAGATTGAACTGCCGGCTTTCTCTCTCGGGTGCTACCCCGTAACGAATGCCGAGTATGCCTTGTTCATCAGCGCCGGTGGCTACGAGGATGACCGCTGGTGGGTATCCGACGAGGCCAAGGCATGGCATCGCGGCGAAGGTACAGGAGAACCTGCCCGACAACGTGAATGGCAGTTCTTCACTTGGTTTCACTCGGATTCGGAAGTCTTGCAGGGATTCTACCGCGCCGGCTACGTGACCCAGCCGTTCTACGAACGTTGGCAACGATGGTTGACGCTCGATGAGCCCGCGTTCCGCACCGAGATGGAGGAAATGTACCCTGACCGCCCGATTCGTGTGCCGTTTCGCTGGGAAGATGATGGACTCAGTGCCGCATTCCAACCGGTGATCGGCGTCACCTATTACGAGGCTCTGGCGTATTGCGCTTGGCTGGCCAAGTGTTCGGGGGTGCCGTTCAGGTTACCCTCCGAGGTCGAGTGGGAGGCTGCTGCTCGAGGACCAGAAGGTAGATGCTACGCCTGGGGCGACACATTTGACATCAATCGATGCAATGCCGTGGAGACCCACGTTCGACGTACCACACCCGTGGGTGCGTTTCCTGGTGGCGGGACACCCGAGGGTATCTTGGACCTGACAGGCAACGTCTTCGAATGGACGGATACCTTGTTTGCAGCTGTGGATCGACACGTGCAGGTCGAAGCTCGTCGGGCAGATCTTGGCCACACGACTCGTTCGGAGACCTCATCACAGAGGCGGGTGATCCGAGGCGGTTCATGGGGCCAAGACCAGAATCAACTGCAGACCTGGCGCCGAATTGGTGAGTTGCCCGCGGCATATGGTGACAATCAGGGCTTCCGCCTGGCACTCTCCCTCCCGTAA